The DNA segment AGTCTCTTCAAGCTCCAAGTCTTAAGCATTTTCTTTGCCATTAATGTCAACAAGTAATGGATTTTGGTCTTTATTTGGTGCATCCCATTGCTAGAATTTTGCTTTATCGAACTTGACATCTCGACTAATAATAACTTTCTTACTTACAGGGTTGTATAATCTGTAAGCCTTGGAGTTCTCACTGTACCCAACaaaaaatgcatttttctgATTTATCATCTAGTTTACCTCTTTTCTCATCTGAAATATGAGAATAAGCAATACACCCAAACACTCTTAGGTGACTAACAGTTGGTTTTAATCTACTCCATGCTTCTTGAGGAGTAATACCTTGCACACTTTTAGTTGAAGCTCGATTTAGGAGATAAACAACACAAGTTACTACATCTCCCCAAAATTGATTTCGAAGCTTCTTGGCTTTCAACATACTTCTTTCAAGTTCCATTATTATTCTGTTTTTCCTCTCTACAACTTCGTTTTGTTAAGGAGTTCTTCGAACATTCTTCTGATGCTTGATTCCATTTTCCTTCAAGAAATCTGCAAAGACTATATATTCTCCTCCACGATCCAAACGCAATGCTTTCAATTTCAAGTTACTTTCATTTTCCACCATTTCTTTGAATGTCTTGAAACATTCGAAAGTAGAGCTCTTTTTTTTTAGCAGATAAATCAACGTTTTTCGACTGTAGTCATcaataaatgtgagaaaataaCGGTTACCTCCATGTGTAGTGGTTCTTGGGTCCACATAAGTCTATATGGACAAGATCAAGAGGTTTTGATGCTCTCCAAGAACCTCCAGTCGGAAATGAATTTTGATGATGCTTTCGAAAAACACATGCTTCACAAAGTTGATCTTCCTTTTTAATATTTGGCATTCCTCTCACCATATGTTGTTAACACTGGTGAGACAAAGGGTCAAAACTCAAGTGGCCGAATCGACAATGCCACAATCATGAAGAGTTATTTACTAAAGTCTCAAAATAAACTAGCTTCTCATAGCATATTTTAATTGGAAACATTTTGTTGTAAGTCATGCGTACCTTCGTTATGAGACCTCCATTCTTGGTTCTAATCTCACATATGTTATCTTTAAAGATAACATCATGTCCTCTTAGGAGAAGTTGtcgaactactcctatcactacaaagacgtagcaacagtggtaagttcGAGTCGATTTGCAGGGAAGCGCGATTTgtttcgttaagttaattttctaatcagagcgataaattaattttattatactcTTTAATAGGTCTTTCCTCTTCCCTCCAAGGGCACTCTCCTTGAGTATGTCCGGGTTGCTAGCAGAATAAGAAAAATTTACGAACATATTCAACACAAACTCACATGAAGATTTGCGTCAAAATCAATTATTATTCCATGCGGAATGTCAGTTCCGATACTCCGAATAGGGCCCACCGACTGACCAGAACTTCTGGATGTATGGGTCTTCTTTGTCTTGCTATCATACATTATCTCTGACATAAATCTTTTAGTTTTGCTGCTTATAGGTGTAACTAGTTGTAGTTGGTTCTCCCTCAAAGCCTATTCATgtctttctctatttttccacTGAAAATACACACATTTTTTTCTAATGTGATCGTGTTTACCATAACCAAAGCATATACCAGTCTCCATCAAGCATGGACCTTTATGATTCTTTCCACACTTCAGACATCTAGGTTCTTTTGGATTCCGATTGATTTATTCTCGGGTTAATGATCTGGTGTCCCAAATCAATATCTAGGTAAGGATTATTTACCTCAATGTTTCCTCTACTTCCTCTAGAGTTAGTGTTGCAAGTAGCATCACTCATTCTAGATTCTTGCCACCACCAGGGTCTGCTACTCGGATACATTTCCTACATTGAAACCCACTTTAGGTTATTTACTAAACTTTAGCTAACTCTTTCTATTTTTCCCAGGGGTTTCCTATAACCCTTGTCCCGAGGTTGTTACGAGCTAGCCAAAACCTACACTAAATTTTATTCTCAAAGTCTTTCCAGaaccttatgctctgataccaacttgtcacaccctcACCCAAGCCTTGTCTCCCAGACCCGAAAGAAGATGTGAAGACAGATGACACCACCCTTATGATATCAACTGCCCAACTTTCACCAACTACAGATAGCTAATATGTatgattcttaattaattttcatgaaCAGTTACAGAGGTTTGTACTAAGACACAATATTAGCTTTAAAATTACTAATGACTTTCAAAGCGAACCCAATCTGATTCTTGCTCTGTGAGAGAGTAGCAATTCTAGACCTGGATATCCCTAGCATGATCATATTTCACTAGGTAATCCCATAAATTCCCAATATGAATGATGTAAAAACAATCTCAGTACCATTATAAATTTTAGCTTCATGCATTGTGATTAAAACCTTTAGGGTTAGTCTTATTGTTATTAAATTGtgattaaatttagttatttcCGTTTCTTCAAAACATTGAATTGATTaagattaaaaaacaaaaaagaaaaaaaaagaaaaaaaaagaaagaaagaagaatctTATTTTTGCAAATAGTTTAAATACTAccctatttttataaatatttttctaaaaagacCATAAAACGACACTTAATCCCTCAAATCGTTAATGCTTAGATCTTCGACCAAAAGATGTTTAAATCTTCAAAACCTCATCTCTATCACTCGTTGAACTAACAAAAGTAGTTAATTGTATCGATATAATTGCAATGTCCATTAATTTAGGAttgatttggatttttttttcaaaaaatttatttttatttaaacactctCAATAAAAACAgattaaaatacatttgaaaaacttttttgagtgattgtcaaatattttaatttcttttaaaatgataCACCTTTAATCtcgatatattatatataataaaaaaataacgagtatagatattttatttatttagtaataGAATTCCCATTGAATTCATTGGAGTACATTGGTATATAAAAGAAGAATAATGCATACATATTCCTCACAACAAGTTGCGTAGAGGAAACTTATTGAAAATTATTGATGGGTATGAAgaaattttataaaaagtaCATGTAAATTGGTACTCATTAGATTCATTCATCTTAATTAATCCATTTATTTCCATGGTTTATCACCACATTGTGATGCAGAGCAACTCTCTTTAGCAATATCATAAATTTGAACTCCAGTATCGTAAATCACTCCAATTTTCCAATCAGCAGGAAGAACATATTCTGCCCAAACCCATTTTCCATCGTATCCTGAAGTAAATGCCATTCTCATTTGTAATGCTCCTTGGGGTACTTTATTTGTATCCCAAACTGCCCCATAGTTTCTGCTTAAGCTCACCCATTCGTATGAACCGACCTGCCATAACAACAAACATCTTTCAGTGTTCTCTATTCAAGTTTTTGGTTTCATttaagagtgattttgaaatggttatAAAGTACTTTTGTCATATTTAAAACTCTTGAGGATCGCCCGTCAAAAAGATGAAGAGACCTCACAATAGTTATAATGATATATGAGTTATACTCTTCTTATTACGGTTTTGAGAAAATGGCATTAGAGCTCATGAAAGTCAAATGGCATTCGGTTTAAAATTGAGATTTGACCAAATAATGGTGGATCCAAACATGGGTTAGATAGACTCTTTTCATtgtcaattgattttgagaatatgaCATTAGAGTCCATAAATCTCAAATAAATATTTGGTTTACAATTGGACTCCGACCAAAGAAGGGTAAATCCATAAACATGAGTAAGATATTAGTTTTGAGAATATATGACATCAGAGCTCATGAAACCAAACCAGGTATTTGATTGAAAATTAGAATCCGaccaatgaatgatgtggagcCATACATGAGTCAAACTCTTTTCATTGCCAATTGACCGTTTTGAGAATATGATATCAAAGCCTACGAAACTCAAACCAATGTTCGATTCGAAATTGGGATATGACCAAAGAATGGTGAATTCAAACATGGGTTTTGTTATTTTCATTgccaattaattttgaatgtatGATATCAAAGTCCATTAAACCGAAACAAATATTTAGTTCAAATATGGGATTCAACCAAAAAATGGTAAATCGAGAGATAGTCATCTCAAAAGAGAAATGTTGATGAGGACCTAATATTGGAAAAAGATGAAGAGACCTCACAATTTCTATAAGATATATAGATCACTCTTCTCATTATCAAACCATACCGAAACATGTTTTTAatgattcaaaatcaaatttgatagtATGAGATCACATTTTAAAGTATATAAATCCAATCTTGaactaatttgaaataatttaaaatattgtttgattttgaacgtcataaaagtaattttaaccGTTTCAAAAGTTACTCGTCTATATCTTTTATCAGTAATGTTTTAAGTTTACCTGGGCTATCTCGACAGCTACTATCTCTGTTTGGCCACCTTGGTACAAAAGTTTAATAGCcaaataatttggattataaCTTGATTCTTCAACTCGTACGGccaaatttctatttttgtatCCACAAGGTATCCTACAATATCATAAAAACCACACAATTAATGagctaattttaattaattacttcataaattatatatacattaacATTATAGAGGCAATATTATGATTAATTAAGTGGTAAAgttattgtaataaaaaatataattcacCTCTTGTATTCTACATCAACAATTCCAGTATTCAAAAGTTCTTGACCTTTTCCTTTTAAAGCCATGGCTGAAAAAGCTTTTCTACTGAGAACAAAATCTGCTCTACCATCATAATTTTGATCTGTTAATACCACTTTGGCCCCTGCTGTATTGCATAGTCTTTTGTCCTTACATCTTACctacaaaataaattatacatttacaataaacatattttcAAGCAGAGAAAGGCCTCCaataaagaagaaatttgaaattttgaaaaataaggtatgtttgataacattttttgaaaatttatgtttgtttttggattgttttttaatatagaaaaatgaactaaaatatttagaaatattagaaatatagcaaaatttcactatCTATGACAaactgtgatattttactattattggtaaatatttttatcagttttgtcatttaaaatattttttctttatttttctcacaATTTTTTAGTCATGATGctcatctttcttaaataaacttttgaattcttagtcaagttttgaaaataaaataaatttttagaaactatatatatatttcgtACACTTTCCAAAACTTGTGCTTAGATTTTGGGAACACTTTAAAATGTATATAGCAAAGTAAGGAAACTAATAGGTAGAAATAGTGTttgtagacttaattttcaaaaactaaaatctacGGTcttgtttagtaaccatttagtTTGGCTGGTAACCGTttcgttgttttttttttttttttttttttttgaaaactaagcctataaacattcattccacctctaaatttcttgaatAACATATTTACTTTTAATAAACTAGACTAAAATTTcgaaactaaaaaaagtagtttttagaatttggaatttggttaagaattcaattgttatacttaaaaaagatgtaaatcgttataaaaaattgagaggaaataaatttaaattttaaaaactaaaaatcaaaataaaatagttatcgaATGAGACCTAgacgatatatatatatatatatatacacctgAAAACATGCTCCACAGCCAGCTCCTTGTTTGTATAGAGAAGGCACAGCAGCTGAAAAGTAGCCATTGGTAAATTCCAATGCCAAATCCCCATAACCACATGCTCCTCCATCTACATCAAATTATCAtaccaaaataaattaaatatgataccATTTTAGTTTGTGGATTAtcacaaagaaaagaaaaaaaatagaaaaatcatgTGATCACAATATTAATCTAGCAAATAATctataaaaatgaaattcaaaataagtcaatttttttttttacatgaagTAGGTGAATCTCCATAATAATGAGTAGCTTTGGACCGATGAATACAACGATCACAAGCAGTAACAGAAGAGacgagaaagaaaaagaacaagcTAAGCAACCAAGCCATTTCTGTAAAAGAAATTGGTAGTTATGAATTATGATAGAGAAGGAGAGGGTGGATACTTGTATATATAGTTGCTTCtctatgttaaaaaatattggtggataacatttaattaacaAGTCAACATTTTCTCAAAGGCAAAATCTCATGAGTGTGCCAAATTTGACcttattgtaatttttaatGCCCTTGGGATTTGAATTACCAAACTTAGGATGAGAATTGAAAAACATGGGATGCTTTGAGCTTTTAAAGATTGTAATTAAAATGATGGGAAAATGGTTTGACGAACAATTCAAACAACACAACAACACAAATTCAATAGTTTTGACATAAAAGATTGTTGTTTGAagtttcctaaatgatcaatttaaatataatcatatatctatttagtaattcaattttgaatatgatttgatttaaatgtatatagTTCTTTTGTAAATCACTATATGTTAAAACTAGATTTCAAAACAATTcgttttaaaaggaaaaaaaagggtaaATAAAGGAAGTTATAAGTTAAGCAAGATGGAAAGGTAGGAATGAGATTGGTTTGATGCACTCTAttacatatattaaaaaaaattaagtcccGTTTACACTGGTTG comes from the Benincasa hispida cultivar B227 chromosome 5, ASM972705v1, whole genome shotgun sequence genome and includes:
- the LOC120078533 gene encoding expansin-like A3, which produces MAWLLSLFFFFLVSSVTACDRCIHRSKATHYYGDSPTSYGGACGYGDLALEFTNGYFSAAVPSLYKQGAGCGACFQVRCKDKRLCNTAGAKVVLTDQNYDGRADFVLSRKAFSAMALKGKGQELLNTGIVDVEYKRIPCGYKNRNLAVRVEESSYNPNYLAIKLLYQGGQTEIVAVEIAQVGSYEWVSLSRNYGAVWDTNKVPQGALQMRMAFTSGYDGKWVWAEYVLPADWKIGVIYDTGVQIYDIAKESCSASQCGDKPWK